The genomic window ACGCCGCGCGAACTCGTGACCGTGGCGTTCGGCCTGACCGACGGCGCGGTGTCGGAAGTCATCAAGACGAATGACGCGTTCGAGATCGTGAAGCGCACCGAGGCCCGCGAACCCGGGCCGAAGCCCTTCGACGAGGCCAAGGACCAGATCCGGTTCGAGCTGGAGCTCGCGCAGGCGAAGGCCAAGCAGAAGGAGGCGATCGAAAAGGCGTACGCGCAAATCACCCCCGGCACCGATATCCGCGACTTCGCCTCGAAAAACGAATACGAGGTGGGCTCGACGCCGCTCTTCGCCGCGGACGCGGGAATCCCCGGCATGGAGAAGGGTCCGCAGATCGCCAAACTCGCGTTCGAGATGTCGAAGGAAGAGATTTCGAAACCCTTCGAGGGATTCTCGAAGTGGTACATCTTTCAGCTCGCCGAGATTCGCGAGGCTCGCCTACCGTCTTTCGACGAGGCGAAGGATCGCGTGCGCGTCAAGCTCGCGGAAAAGAAACGGCAGGAGATGGCGGCCGCGAAGGCGAACGACGCGCTCGCGCACGTGAAGTCGAGCGCGAAGACGCTGGACGCGGTGGCGGCGGAACTCGGCGCGACGGTCGTGGACACCGGCGAGTTCGCGATGTCGTCGCGTTCCGTGCCGCAGCTCGGATTCGTGCAGGGCTTCGCCGAGGCCGCGTTCGCCGTGCCCGACGGGCAGGAATTCCCCGCGCAGCCATTCGCGTTTTCCGATGGGGCGATCGTCTTTCAGGTGACCGGCCGCGCGGCGGCGGCGCGGGCCGATTTCGAGGCGCAGAAAGACGACGTGAAGCAGGCCGCGCTTCAGGCGAAGCAGGCGGAGTTCCTCGGCGCGTGGGTGGCGCAGTACCGCGAGAAGTATCCCGTGGTCGAGAATCAGGCGTTCTGGGGACGCATCGCGCAGAACGAAAAGTCCGGCGCGCCGGCGAATTGATCGAGGCGCAAACCGCGCGATCGACAAACGTGCGTCGTGAACGTTGACGGGGGAAATGGGCCGGTGCTATAACGCGCCGGTTTTCGGGGGGCTGTAGCTCAGTTGGAAGAGCGCCTGAATGGCATTCAGGAGGTCGACGGTTCGATCCCGTTCAGCTCCACATCGTTTTCGATGCGGCCGTCTCCCCGGAGACGGCTTCGTTATTTTCGCGCTTTGCGCCGCGCAAAGGTTATGGTGGCCCGGGTTCGATGTCTTGTCCGAACCACTGGTCCTTTCGTACAGTGCGGATGAACGACCCGCGGGCGGGCGGTGAGCATGGGTTTTGAAACCGAGTGGATCGAGCGCCTCATCCAGATGTTCGGACGCACGGGCCGGGGGCTGGCGATGGGGATCGGTTCCGACTGCGCCGTGCTGGCGCAGCCGCTCGCGGCCACGCTCGTGAGCACCGACACGCAGGTCGAGGGCGTGCACTTCGACACCGCGTTCATGACCTTCGCCGACGTGGGTTATCGCGCGGTCACGTGCGCGCTTTCGGACCTCGCCGCGGGTGGGTGCGACGCCGATCTGCCCTTTCTCGTGTTTCTTTCGGCGGCATTCCCGAACCGGCTTTCGGGCGCGGATCGGGAGCAGATCGCGGAGGGGATCGGCGACGCACTGCGCGAGCACGACGCCACGCTCGCGGGTGGCGACACGGTCCTCACACCCGGACCCGTCACCATCACGGCAACGGTGATCGGGCAGGCGCGCAGGCCGCTGCATCGCGGCGGCGCGCGCCCGGGCGATGCCGTGTTGGTCGTCGGTCACCTCGGCGGCGCCGGCGGGGCGCTGCACCTGTTTCACACGCAGCAGGCTACCGAACATGACGATGATCTGCTCGCGGCGTACCGACGTCCTCGCGCGCTGCTGCGGATCGGCGGCGTTCTCGCGTCGGTGGGTGCGTCCGCGTGCGCCGACGTCTCGGATGGTCTGATGCTCGATGTCTCGCGCATCGGCGAGCGAAGCGGCGTGGCGCTCGAACTCGACCTCGACCGATTGCCGATCCATCCCGCGCTCGTCGCGCACGCCGCGTTCGACGACGAACGGCGTATGAATCTCGCCGCGACATTCGGCGACGACTACGCGCTCGTCGCGACCTCGCCGGCGGGCCGTGTCGAGGCGATCGAACGGGCTGTCGCGCGCGCGGGCACCCTCTGTACAACCGTCGGACGGTGCGCCGAGGGTGCCGCCGGAGAGGTCCGCGCGACGTGGCGCAAAGAGCCGTATCGCCCAGAGCGGCCGGGCTATGAGCACTGACGCGGCGCGGGCGTCATGACGCGCACGCACGCACGTTTGCTCGCGTTCTTCGGATCGATCGTGTTCGGTCTGCTGCTGGCCGAGGCTGTCGTCCGCGTGTTCGCGTTCGATTGGCGCTTCGTCTCGCGGCTGCTGTATTTGCAGAGCGCCGAGTTGCCGAGCCACGAGGTCGATCCCTCGCCGGAGCTGCACTACCGGCTTCGCCCGGGCGTTGTCGATCATGGGCCGCATCGCGTGTCCGTCAATTCGCTCTTTGCGCGAAGTCCCGAGCGGCCCGTCGCGAAAGCGCCCGGAACTTTTCGCGTCATTGTCGTGGGCGGGTCGAACGCATACGGGGCGATGGTCCAGGACGACGAGACTTGGCCCGCGCGGCTGGAGGACGAACTGAATCGCGTCGGCGGGGCGGAGTTCGAGGTGTGGAATTTCGGGACGTCGGCCTACGTCACGAGCCAAATGGTCGCGCGGGCGGCGTGGGCGCTCGAACACCTCGCTCCGGATCTCGTCATCATCGCGCTCAGCAATCTCGGTTCGCCGGGATTCATCCCCGGTCGCGGAAACGAGGAACTCTTTCGCGGCACTCCGTGGCTCTGGTACCGGTATGTCTTCGATGTCCGTCTTCAAGGCGACCACACCTGGCTGGACGATCGGACGTGGCTGTGGTGGATCACGCACGCGCGCGCGTTTCGCATGTTCCAGTTGACGCGGGTCGAGCGAAACGGAGTTCCGCCGTTGCAGCAATCGCCCGATGAGATTTACGGACGCGCCAAGCTGCACATTTTTCTGAATTCGACCCGCACCCAGGTGAAAACCGCGATCTTCGTCTGCCCGGCGATCACCGAAGCGATGGTCGCCGGGTACTGGCAGGGCCTGGATGTGCCCGCGCACGTGCTGACCGCCGACGACAAGCCGGCGACGTGGAAGGCGATCCATCCGCAGCCCGAGGTGCTGGCGTGGTACGCGCGTGAACTCGCCGCGTGGCTGACGCGTGAAGGACTCGTGCCGGGTGCCGGGGAGGCGATGCCATGAGACGTCGACGGATCTTCGCGGCGGCGGCATTCGCGCTCGCGAGCGCCTTCGCCCTGACGCTGGGCGAGTTCGTCGTGCGTGTCTTCGATCTCGACGAGCGATTCCTGGAAAAATACGTCTATCTGCAGGGGGGCATGTTCGAAATCCATCAGGCCGACAACAACCCCAAGCTGCTCTTTCGCCTCAAGCAGGGATCGCTCGACTACAACCACTTCCGCGCGTCGGTGAACCGTCATCTCGCGCGCGGAAAGGAGTATGAAAAAGAAAAGCCGCCCGGCGTGTACCGCATTGTCACGCTCGGAGGATCGAACGTTTTCGGCGCGGAGATCAACGACGACGAAACCTGGCCCGCGCGCGTCGAGCAAAAGCTGCGCACGCTGACCGACACGCCGATCGAGGTGTGGAACTACGGCACGTCGGCTTACGTCTCGATTCAGATGGTGGAGATCGCGCGGCAGACGATCGACGAGCTTGCGCCCGACCTCTACGTCTTCGCGTTCTCGAATATCGGCGCGCCGGGCTTTCAGGCACTTTTGCCCAAGCTCCCGATCTTCGACGCGAATCCCACATTGTGGTTCGACTACGTCTTCGATCCCGGCATCATCCACATCCCGGGCGTGTGGGAGGAGCGCGAGACGCTGGCCGCGGTGCGTCGCTCGCGTCTGTTCCGTTACGCACTCATGAGCGCGGTCGCCCGAGCGAACCCGCGTCGCTGGCAGGCGATCGACTACGAGGCGCGGGCGATCCGCGACTTCCGCGCCTTCGTCGAGGAGTCCCGCGGCCGGGTAAAGATCGCCGTCTTCATCTGCCCCGCGGCGGGATTGCCGATGTTCGAACCGTACTGGGCGGGACTCGACTTGCCCGTTTACGTGCTGACCGCCGACGGCATGCCGCGCGAGTACATCCGCATTCATCCGCCAGCGTATGTCATGCCGTGGTACGCAGACCACCTTGCGCCGTGGCTGATCGAACGCGACCTGGTCCCCGGCCGATCCGCCCCATGAGCGGCGGCGGTCTTCCCGCTCGCGTCGCCGCACTCGCAGTCGGCATCGCGGTCGCCGTCCTGCTCGCCGAGGCGGTTATCCGAATCTCGAACGTGGACGAGCGCTATCTCGCGCGCTACGTCTACCGCGCCGCCTCTGACGTCGAGTGCCACGAGCCCGTCGACGATCCGGAACTGATATTTCGCCTGAAGCCCGGCCTGCACGCGACCGGCGGCTATCCGATCTCGATCAACCGTCATCGCGCGCGCGGGCCGGAACGCGATGCGGTGCGGCCGCTGGGCACGCTGCGCGTCGTCACCGTCGGCGGGTCCAACGTGTACGGCGCGGACGTGCGCGACGACGAGACGTGGCCCGCGCGGCTCGAAGGTGCTCTGCGCGCGCGCGGAGTCGCCGCCGAGGTGTGGAACTTCGGCACGTCGGCGTACGTGCCGACGCAGGACGTGGCGATTGCGCGCGAAGGCGTCGCGACCCTCGATCCCGACATCATTCTGATGACACTCTCCAACACCGGCGCGCCGGCGTTCCTGCAGGGTGCGCCGGTCGGGCCGCTCGTCTCGCGGCACCCGCAGCTCTGGTTCGACCTCGTCGTGCACGACCGATTCGCGTCGTGGCCACCGGGGCCGCATTCGTGGCACCTCGGGCTCGTTGCGCACTCGCG from Deltaproteobacteria bacterium includes these protein-coding regions:
- the thiL gene encoding thiamine-phosphate kinase, which encodes MGFETEWIERLIQMFGRTGRGLAMGIGSDCAVLAQPLAATLVSTDTQVEGVHFDTAFMTFADVGYRAVTCALSDLAAGGCDADLPFLVFLSAAFPNRLSGADREQIAEGIGDALREHDATLAGGDTVLTPGPVTITATVIGQARRPLHRGGARPGDAVLVVGHLGGAGGALHLFHTQQATEHDDDLLAAYRRPRALLRIGGVLASVGASACADVSDGLMLDVSRIGERSGVALELDLDRLPIHPALVAHAAFDDERRMNLAATFGDDYALVATSPAGRVEAIERAVARAGTLCTTVGRCAEGAAGEVRATWRKEPYRPERPGYEH